The following are encoded in a window of Telmatobacter sp. DSM 110680 genomic DNA:
- a CDS encoding thioredoxin domain-containing protein, producing MASDSSASTLAGNQLHTASSSYLRSARHQPVHWHPWGETAFARARAENKPILLDIGAVWCHWCHVMDRESYEDAEIARIINENFIAVKVDRDERPDVDMRYQAAVSAISQQGGWPLTAFLTPDGRPYFGGTYFPRDDRYGRPGFGRVLLTMAQVWRERREEALESAASVMVAIEHNESFAARSADLNLGLVDKIAASAIAQFDARNGGFGSQPKFPHPGVLDLLLEVALHRGNQEAQQAFIVTLERMARGGVYDQLAGGFHRYSVDERWIVPHFEKMLYDNTELLRNYVHAFQSFVRTDFRQTAEEIIAWLDAVMTDRDKGGFYASQDADINLEDDGDYFTWTLDEASAVLSADELGVASRYWDIGELGDMHHNPAKNVLHRKFTVEEVATQTGRSAEEAQNLIDSSREKLIAARALRPTPFIDRTLYTSWNAMAVSAYFDAARVFRAESPRAFALLTLNRLLAEAWDGADALDHVIAYGESDGDAAAERVPGTLDDYAMTVHACIDGWIATGEMRFYNAAAKLADVMIAKFYDRTGGAFFDTAAPSDGSIPLGALTARRKPLQDSPTPAGNPTAASALLRLEELSGRGNYRQIAEETLQSFAGVVEHFGLYAGSYGLALERLLVYPAQIIVVGECPKADQFEALAMAGYAVNKTVVRLHPDELAAGELPEALAETVMQVPKPEGAAVWVLICRGRKCMPPITEVEALLKALE from the coding sequence ATGGCTTCGGATTCTTCCGCGTCGACTTTGGCTGGCAACCAGCTACACACTGCCTCCTCTTCTTATCTGCGTTCGGCGCGGCACCAGCCGGTACATTGGCATCCCTGGGGGGAGACGGCATTTGCGCGCGCGCGGGCTGAAAACAAGCCCATTCTTCTGGATATCGGGGCTGTATGGTGTCACTGGTGCCACGTTATGGACCGCGAATCCTACGAGGACGCAGAGATTGCCCGCATCATCAACGAAAACTTCATTGCAGTGAAGGTCGATCGAGACGAACGTCCAGACGTGGATATGCGATACCAGGCTGCGGTTTCAGCCATCAGCCAACAGGGCGGCTGGCCCCTCACGGCGTTTCTTACCCCGGATGGAAGGCCCTACTTCGGGGGGACCTATTTTCCACGCGACGACCGCTATGGCCGGCCCGGATTCGGCCGTGTTTTGCTGACCATGGCGCAGGTGTGGCGCGAGCGCAGGGAAGAGGCACTGGAGTCCGCCGCCAGCGTAATGGTGGCTATCGAACATAACGAGAGCTTTGCCGCTCGCAGCGCGGATTTGAATCTCGGTCTGGTCGACAAGATCGCCGCATCGGCTATTGCGCAGTTCGACGCCCGTAATGGGGGCTTTGGATCTCAGCCGAAATTTCCTCATCCTGGCGTTTTGGATTTGCTTCTTGAGGTTGCGCTGCATCGGGGCAATCAAGAGGCGCAGCAAGCCTTCATCGTCACGCTCGAACGAATGGCACGCGGAGGCGTTTACGACCAGCTTGCGGGCGGCTTTCATCGCTACAGCGTGGATGAGCGCTGGATCGTGCCACATTTCGAAAAAATGCTGTACGACAATACCGAGTTGCTGCGTAACTACGTCCATGCGTTTCAGAGTTTCGTGCGCACGGACTTCCGCCAGACCGCGGAAGAGATCATTGCCTGGCTCGACGCCGTGATGACTGATCGCGACAAGGGAGGCTTCTATGCCTCGCAAGATGCGGATATAAACCTTGAGGACGATGGCGATTACTTTACGTGGACTCTCGATGAAGCCAGTGCAGTGCTCAGTGCGGATGAGTTGGGAGTGGCCTCGCGGTATTGGGATATCGGCGAGCTCGGCGATATGCACCACAACCCCGCCAAGAATGTTCTCCACCGCAAGTTCACTGTGGAAGAGGTTGCGACGCAGACCGGTAGATCAGCCGAAGAAGCACAAAACCTGATTGATTCGTCACGCGAAAAGCTAATTGCCGCGCGTGCCTTGCGGCCTACGCCGTTCATCGATCGCACGCTTTACACGAGTTGGAATGCGATGGCTGTGTCAGCGTATTTCGATGCTGCTCGCGTTTTTCGTGCGGAGTCTCCACGCGCCTTCGCGCTGCTCACGCTCAATCGATTGCTCGCGGAAGCCTGGGATGGCGCGGACGCGCTTGATCACGTCATTGCATATGGCGAATCGGATGGGGACGCGGCCGCTGAAAGAGTCCCGGGCACGCTCGACGATTACGCAATGACCGTGCACGCCTGTATTGACGGATGGATCGCAACGGGCGAGATGCGCTTCTATAACGCTGCGGCGAAGCTGGCCGATGTCATGATCGCTAAATTCTACGACCGCACTGGGGGAGCGTTTTTCGATACCGCCGCACCATCCGACGGCAGCATTCCCCTGGGGGCGCTTACGGCAAGAAGAAAGCCATTGCAGGATTCGCCGACACCTGCCGGCAATCCTACCGCGGCTTCAGCACTGCTGCGGCTGGAAGAATTGAGCGGACGCGGGAACTACCGGCAGATCGCCGAGGAAACCCTTCAATCCTTCGCAGGTGTCGTGGAGCACTTCGGACTGTATGCCGGCAGCTATGGGCTTGCATTGGAACGATTGCTTGTCTATCCCGCCCAGATCATCGTTGTGGGCGAATGTCCAAAAGCGGACCAGTTTGAGGCATTGGCAATGGCGGGATATGCCGTCAACAAGACAGTTGTTCGCCTTCATCCCGATGAACTCGCGGCCGGTGAACTTCCAGAAGCGTTGGCAGAAACCGTGATGCAGGTTCCAAAGCCTGAAGGCGCCGCAGTCTGGGTTCTCATTTGTCGTGGCCGCAAATGCATGCCGCCGATCACCGAGGTTGAGGCTCTTCTGAAAGCCCTCGAATAG
- a CDS encoding ABC transporter ATP-binding protein → MSSFFRLVRYGLPYSLQWAIGVILLAAVGILDTFRVLLLQPVFDQVLRPDAPEGPIVLGLPNSRWHFDLRAFVPHFLHMHNAWTVVATSIIAATICKGICDYLGTYLVNYAGFGMITDLRNHLYEATLRRSSSFFHKHATGTILSTLINDVDRVQLALSSVIGEFLQQFFTFLAGLIFVIRLGGHLSWALVLFIPVVITSARKIGREVRTRTRTGQDKLAEIQNILHETVTGNRIVKAFNTEIWEILRFKRAARRLLRANLRNVRIQSISSPLMDTIGAIAIALFLLIGRNEIQHGRMTMGLFGAFIFLLFKLYDPVRKFAYFYNSFQQAMGASSSIFGFFDTKDDVKELPHAAAMPQFTSSIQFENVGFSYSTEKGEEQILHNVDLEVRSGELLALVGPSGAGKSTLVNLIPRFFDVTSGRILIDGRDIREMTLGSLRRQVAQVTQETILFNDTVRNNIAYGQPDVKNELVEQAARNALAHDFIMRMPQGYATVIGEKGFRLSGGEKQRLAIARAILKNSPILILDEATSALDAESESLVQAALSNLMQNRTVLVIAHRLGTIRRANRIAVLERGRITAIGSHEELLTSSPTYQRLYQLQFMDLPEQEDSVENEAQALERLLQPSLWAEAEEK, encoded by the coding sequence ATGAGCAGTTTCTTTCGCTTGGTGCGCTATGGGCTACCCTACTCGCTGCAATGGGCGATAGGCGTCATTTTGCTGGCTGCCGTTGGCATACTCGACACGTTTCGTGTCCTCCTCCTGCAGCCTGTCTTCGACCAAGTGCTCCGACCTGACGCTCCTGAGGGGCCCATTGTTCTCGGGCTGCCCAACAGCCGATGGCATTTCGATCTGAGGGCGTTTGTCCCGCACTTTCTGCACATGCACAATGCGTGGACCGTGGTTGCGACGTCGATCATCGCTGCCACCATTTGCAAGGGCATCTGTGATTATCTCGGAACCTACCTGGTGAATTATGCAGGCTTCGGTATGATCACCGACCTGCGCAACCACTTGTACGAGGCGACGCTACGCCGTTCGTCGAGCTTCTTCCACAAGCACGCCACGGGAACTATTCTCTCCACGCTAATAAACGACGTGGATCGCGTGCAATTGGCGCTCAGTTCTGTTATTGGCGAATTCCTGCAGCAGTTCTTCACGTTCTTGGCGGGCTTGATTTTCGTCATTCGACTTGGCGGCCATCTCAGCTGGGCTCTGGTGCTGTTCATTCCTGTCGTCATCACCTCGGCGCGCAAAATCGGCCGCGAGGTTCGCACTCGCACTCGCACCGGCCAGGACAAGCTCGCCGAAATCCAGAACATTCTTCACGAGACCGTCACCGGCAATCGCATCGTCAAGGCGTTCAACACCGAGATATGGGAGATTCTCCGTTTCAAGCGGGCGGCCCGGCGGCTGTTGCGTGCCAATTTGCGCAACGTGCGTATTCAATCCATCAGTTCGCCGCTCATGGACACCATCGGGGCGATTGCCATCGCGCTTTTTCTTCTCATCGGCCGTAACGAAATTCAGCATGGCCGCATGACGATGGGGCTCTTCGGTGCATTCATCTTTCTGCTCTTCAAGCTTTATGATCCCGTGCGCAAGTTTGCGTATTTCTACAACAGCTTCCAGCAGGCAATGGGCGCCTCCAGCTCCATTTTTGGCTTCTTCGATACCAAGGACGATGTAAAGGAACTACCGCATGCAGCGGCCATGCCCCAGTTCACGAGCTCTATCCAATTCGAGAATGTCGGCTTTTCCTACTCCACCGAGAAGGGCGAAGAGCAGATTCTGCACAATGTGGATTTAGAGGTGCGATCCGGCGAGTTGCTGGCGCTCGTAGGGCCGAGCGGTGCAGGGAAGTCGACTCTGGTCAATCTCATTCCGCGATTCTTTGATGTGACCTCAGGCCGCATTCTCATCGATGGCCGCGACATTCGCGAGATGACCCTAGGTTCGCTGCGTCGCCAGGTCGCCCAAGTTACGCAGGAGACAATTCTTTTCAACGACACGGTGCGCAACAACATTGCCTACGGTCAGCCCGATGTGAAGAATGAGCTGGTCGAACAGGCTGCCCGCAATGCCCTGGCGCACGACTTCATCATGCGCATGCCGCAGGGCTACGCGACCGTGATTGGCGAGAAGGGCTTCCGGCTCTCCGGCGGAGAAAAGCAGCGCCTGGCCATTGCTCGCGCTATCCTCAAGAACTCGCCGATCCTGATCCTCGACGAGGCTACGTCAGCGCTTGATGCTGAGAGTGAATCACTCGTACAGGCGGCCCTTTCAAACCTGATGCAGAATCGCACGGTGCTGGTGATCGCGCATCGGCTTGGGACGATCCGCCGCGCCAACCGTATCGCGGTGCTGGAGCGTGGACGCATTACCGCTATTGGCTCCCACGAGGAACTGCTGACGTCTTCACCTACCTACCAGAGGCTTTATCAACTGCAATTTATGGATTTGCCCGAGCAGGAAGATTCTGTTGAGAACGAAGCACAGGCCCTGGAGCGGCTCCTGCAGCCATCGCTCTGGGCAGAGGCAGAGGAAAAGTAA
- the gmk gene encoding guanylate kinase has product MAGILFIISAPSGSGKSTLVSELRKQVSGVDFSISWTTRPPRGSEEHGREYYFTSREEFERMIAEGKFLEHAEVFGNYYGTARHSLDDARRQGHDLLLDIDVQGAAQVRSTMPEAVSIFVLPPTPKVLRTRLRNRSRAEGVVNEAELYRRLSEASKEIENYRDYSYILINDILDRAVAQLEAIVLAERYYRNAEPIAYRSSRVLEVAAACRQSNSRERLKPVLEAFGIEGGSGQQQLPFGEDPDDD; this is encoded by the coding sequence GTGGCAGGAATTCTTTTTATCATCTCGGCGCCATCGGGCTCAGGCAAGAGCACGCTCGTCAGTGAACTTCGCAAGCAGGTCAGCGGAGTCGACTTTTCTATTTCATGGACAACGCGGCCACCGCGTGGATCTGAGGAGCATGGGCGCGAGTACTATTTCACCAGCCGCGAAGAATTTGAGCGCATGATCGCGGAGGGTAAGTTCCTCGAGCATGCCGAGGTTTTTGGAAACTATTACGGCACCGCGCGCCATTCGCTTGACGACGCCAGACGACAGGGACACGACCTGCTGCTCGACATCGATGTACAGGGAGCCGCGCAAGTTCGCAGTACGATGCCCGAGGCCGTCAGCATCTTTGTACTGCCGCCCACGCCCAAGGTCCTGCGCACCCGTCTGCGCAATCGCAGTCGCGCGGAAGGTGTTGTAAACGAAGCAGAACTGTACCGGCGGCTGAGCGAGGCCAGCAAGGAAATTGAGAATTATCGTGATTACAGCTATATTCTCATCAACGACATCCTTGACCGGGCGGTTGCGCAGCTTGAAGCCATTGTTTTGGCGGAGCGATACTATCGCAATGCCGAACCGATTGCTTACCGTTCGAGCAGGGTGTTGGAGGTCGCCGCGGCCTGTCGCCAGTCGAACTCGCGGGAGCGGCTCAAACCTGTGCTGGAAGCCTTCGGGATTGAAGGCGGTTCAGGACAGCAACAACTTCCCTTTGGAGAGGATCCCGATGACGATTGA
- a CDS encoding mechanosensitive ion channel family protein, giving the protein MFGVSMAVRSGLFAEGRFMGKVLDEWVNDAQEFVHSKLPHLLVAALIGFVLFRILVGITSRMVRIAEQHAAANNRIAQVRTMAGVIRATGFTIIAAIVTMQFLAAVGVNLAPLLTGAGVAGVAVGLAAQNIVRDMLNGILILLEDQFNVGDTIKIAGVAGVVESMTLRKTTLRDGDGTLYVVPNSQITTVANQSVDYSVATINVSVDFSANPDKVTELLKKIAMDIRSSEDFKGVFIADPQVLGVDAVKGSELIFPVVFKTRATQQYGPVREFKRRVRLALEENNMLPGDPYRVYTGGTESAPRPGGATVPAEQPKHDPTTIKPQESNPFSGT; this is encoded by the coding sequence ATGTTTGGTGTCTCAATGGCCGTGCGATCAGGATTATTCGCGGAAGGCCGTTTCATGGGCAAGGTGCTGGATGAGTGGGTCAATGACGCGCAGGAGTTCGTCCATTCGAAGCTTCCGCATCTCCTGGTTGCCGCGCTCATTGGATTTGTGCTCTTCCGCATACTCGTTGGAATTACTTCGAGGATGGTTCGCATTGCCGAGCAACACGCGGCGGCGAATAACCGCATTGCCCAGGTTCGCACCATGGCCGGCGTCATTCGCGCCACCGGATTCACCATTATTGCCGCTATTGTGACCATGCAGTTTCTGGCCGCAGTCGGCGTCAACCTGGCTCCGCTGCTGACAGGCGCCGGAGTGGCCGGCGTCGCCGTGGGGCTGGCCGCGCAGAATATCGTGCGCGACATGCTGAACGGAATCCTCATCCTGCTGGAAGACCAGTTCAATGTGGGCGATACCATCAAGATCGCCGGGGTCGCCGGTGTTGTGGAATCCATGACGCTGCGCAAAACCACTCTTCGCGACGGGGATGGCACCCTGTACGTCGTACCGAATTCGCAGATCACCACGGTTGCCAACCAGAGCGTCGATTACTCGGTGGCCACGATCAATGTCAGCGTCGATTTCTCGGCGAATCCTGATAAAGTGACGGAACTTCTCAAGAAGATCGCCATGGACATCCGCAGCAGCGAAGATTTCAAGGGTGTATTCATAGCCGATCCGCAAGTTCTGGGCGTGGATGCCGTAAAAGGCTCCGAGCTCATCTTCCCGGTCGTATTCAAGACACGCGCTACCCAGCAATATGGCCCGGTGCGCGAGTTCAAACGCCGCGTTCGGCTGGCACTCGAAGAAAACAATATGCTGCCCGGAGATCCGTATCGCGTTTACACCGGTGGAACAGAAAGCGCTCCGCGGCCAGGCGGGGCAACAGTTCCGGCTGAGCAACCGAAGCACGACCCCACCACCATCAAACCGCAGGAGTCGAATCCATTCAGTGGAACTTGA
- a CDS encoding dehydrogenase E1 component subunit alpha/beta, protein MGLAVSSAHAPTTADASGSLSSQELINIYRLMYLSRRIDDREIFLKKQQKTFFQISAAGHEALQVGAALALKPGYDWFFPYYRDRALCLALGVTPTDMFLQAVGAGTDPASGGRQMPTHWSSRPLNIVSTSSSTATQILHAVGCAEAGRYFTRHPEVAARVEGDYRAYRDVTFHGDEVVLACIGEGSTSQGEFWEALNTASNRKLPVIFMIEDNGYAISVPVEVNTPGGNISRLVANFPNFHFEEIDGTDPEASLRAFQRAAEHCRAGEGPAFVHGHCIRIYSHSQSDDDRLYRSAAEREADAMRDPIAKLQMRLLREGILTAEQINALEKEAVHEAAEAAERALEAPLPELASIPLHVYSEDLDPTRASFATEKAEEAGSNPGKSASSKGSGPRTMADLINACLSDEMRRDPRIIVYGEDVADASREEALSEVKGKGGVFKLTSGLQASFGSERVFNSPLAEANIVGRAVGYAVRGMKPVVEIQFFDYIWPAVHQIRNELALMRWRSNGAWASPAVIRVPIGGYLTGGAIYHSQSGESIFTHIPGLRVVFPSNALDANGLLRTAIRCDDPVLFLEHKRLYRESYGRAPYPGPDFAIPFGKAKIVRPGTHMTLITYGALVPRAMQAAQVASREGIEVEVIDLRTLSPYDWEAIATSVRKTSRVIVAHEDMLSWGYGAEIAARIADELFDDLDAPVKRVGAMDTFVAYQPVLEDAILPQPDTVLKAIQELHAY, encoded by the coding sequence ATGGGACTTGCGGTTTCCAGCGCCCACGCGCCGACGACGGCAGACGCCTCTGGCAGCCTGAGCTCACAAGAGCTGATTAACATCTATCGGCTCATGTACTTGTCGCGTCGCATCGATGACCGCGAGATCTTTCTCAAGAAACAGCAGAAGACTTTCTTCCAGATTTCCGCTGCCGGCCATGAAGCCCTGCAGGTGGGTGCGGCACTCGCCCTGAAGCCAGGGTACGACTGGTTTTTCCCCTACTATCGCGACCGGGCCTTGTGCCTGGCACTGGGCGTGACTCCGACGGATATGTTTCTGCAGGCGGTTGGAGCAGGCACCGATCCGGCTAGCGGCGGACGGCAGATGCCGACCCACTGGAGCAGCCGTCCCCTCAATATCGTCAGCACCTCCTCATCGACAGCGACCCAGATTCTTCACGCCGTGGGATGCGCCGAAGCCGGCCGCTACTTCACCCGACATCCGGAAGTCGCTGCCAGGGTTGAGGGCGATTATCGCGCCTATCGAGACGTCACTTTCCATGGCGATGAAGTGGTATTGGCCTGCATAGGAGAGGGATCAACTTCGCAGGGCGAGTTCTGGGAAGCGCTGAACACGGCGTCGAATCGCAAGCTGCCAGTCATCTTCATGATTGAAGACAATGGCTATGCCATCAGTGTTCCGGTTGAGGTGAACACGCCGGGAGGGAATATTTCACGGCTGGTTGCGAATTTCCCCAACTTCCACTTTGAAGAGATTGATGGCACCGATCCCGAGGCGAGCCTACGCGCATTTCAAAGAGCCGCCGAGCACTGCCGTGCTGGAGAGGGGCCAGCATTTGTCCACGGTCATTGCATCCGCATTTACTCTCATTCGCAGTCAGATGACGACCGGCTCTATCGATCCGCTGCCGAGCGCGAAGCGGATGCCATGCGCGATCCTATCGCGAAACTGCAGATGCGTCTGTTGCGCGAAGGCATCCTGACAGCGGAACAGATCAACGCTCTTGAGAAAGAAGCCGTGCACGAAGCCGCCGAGGCTGCCGAACGTGCCCTCGAGGCACCCCTGCCAGAGTTGGCGAGCATTCCGCTTCACGTGTACTCAGAGGACCTTGACCCGACACGGGCGTCGTTCGCCACAGAGAAGGCGGAGGAAGCTGGATCGAATCCGGGTAAATCGGCAAGCTCGAAGGGTAGCGGGCCGAGGACCATGGCCGACCTTATCAACGCCTGTCTCAGTGACGAGATGCGCCGCGATCCCCGCATCATCGTCTACGGCGAAGACGTGGCGGATGCCAGCCGCGAAGAAGCGCTATCCGAAGTGAAAGGAAAGGGCGGCGTTTTCAAGCTTACGTCAGGGTTGCAAGCGTCGTTTGGCTCGGAGCGCGTCTTCAACTCGCCGCTCGCTGAGGCGAATATTGTCGGTCGCGCAGTGGGATATGCAGTTCGCGGCATGAAGCCTGTCGTTGAGATTCAGTTCTTCGACTACATCTGGCCCGCCGTTCATCAGATTCGCAACGAACTCGCTCTAATGCGGTGGCGCTCAAATGGCGCGTGGGCATCGCCAGCGGTCATCCGCGTGCCTATCGGTGGATACCTGACGGGTGGCGCCATCTATCACTCTCAGTCCGGTGAGAGCATCTTTACTCACATTCCCGGACTGCGTGTGGTGTTTCCATCAAACGCACTCGATGCAAACGGGCTTCTGCGCACCGCAATTCGTTGTGACGACCCGGTGCTCTTCCTCGAGCACAAGCGGCTCTATCGCGAGTCTTACGGTCGAGCGCCTTATCCAGGCCCGGACTTCGCCATTCCTTTCGGCAAAGCCAAGATCGTTCGTCCCGGCACGCACATGACACTTATTACATACGGGGCTCTTGTCCCGCGTGCCATGCAGGCCGCCCAAGTTGCCAGCCGCGAGGGGATTGAGGTTGAAGTGATTGACCTGCGCACCCTGAGCCCGTATGACTGGGAAGCGATCGCGACCTCGGTGCGCAAGACCAGCCGCGTGATCGTGGCTCATGAGGACATGCTGAGCTGGGGATATGGAGCTGAGATTGCCGCGCGGATCGCCGATGAGCTGTTCGATGATCTCGACGCGCCCGTCAAACGTGTGGGGGCGATGGATACCTTTGTGGCCTATCAGCCGGTTCTGGAGGACGCAATCCTGCCCCAGCCGGACACGGTGCTGAAGGCCATTCAGGAGCTTCACGCCTACTAA
- the rpoZ gene encoding DNA-directed RNA polymerase subunit omega: MTIETSFDSNYRKVLVAARRARQIQSGSAALVHTHSTKACRIAQDEIEAGKISYVKKEQPVVKPLVAETGIPIL; this comes from the coding sequence ATGACGATTGAAACTAGCTTCGATTCGAACTACCGCAAGGTACTTGTGGCAGCACGTCGTGCACGTCAGATCCAAAGCGGTTCAGCCGCCCTCGTTCACACTCATTCGACCAAGGCATGCCGCATTGCGCAAGACGAAATCGAAGCCGGCAAAATCTCTTATGTCAAGAAGGAACAGCCGGTCGTAAAGCCGCTCGTGGCCGAAACCGGAATTCCAATCCTGTAG
- a CDS encoding YicC/YloC family endoribonuclease, whose product MPIYSMTGFARTQVRVHDQLAYTLSVKSVNHRFLDIQLRLPAGLDALEMELRRVLKESLLRGHVELTLSVDRSTQQKSGYNREMVAGYLDAFKQASKEFRLKGEPDLNVALRMPGALQSEVRSNTEEDVSTLTESAMREIGPLLEELKIMRAREGESLEAILRACLTRLAESVEGVASLRPEVEQRYQERLTQRLIAATGNEFNRQRLLEEVAVLVDHSDISEELERMHTHIGHFRELLTAGGEVGKKLDFLLQEMNREANTLLSKTGGVGGKGTRITELGLAMKADIEKAREQVQNAE is encoded by the coding sequence ATGCCTATTTACTCGATGACCGGATTTGCGCGCACACAGGTGCGGGTACACGATCAGTTGGCATACACGCTCAGTGTCAAAAGCGTGAATCATCGTTTTCTCGATATTCAGTTGCGCCTGCCCGCGGGACTCGACGCCCTTGAGATGGAGTTACGCCGTGTGCTGAAGGAAAGTCTGCTGCGCGGTCACGTGGAACTCACGCTTTCAGTCGATCGCTCGACACAGCAAAAATCGGGGTATAACCGCGAAATGGTTGCGGGCTATCTGGATGCATTCAAGCAGGCGTCGAAGGAATTCCGGCTTAAAGGCGAACCCGATCTGAATGTTGCTCTCCGCATGCCGGGGGCGCTGCAGTCGGAAGTTCGCAGCAATACCGAAGAGGATGTCTCCACGCTGACAGAGAGCGCCATGCGGGAGATTGGCCCGCTGCTCGAAGAGCTCAAGATTATGCGCGCTCGCGAGGGCGAGTCGCTTGAGGCTATACTGCGCGCCTGTCTCACGCGTCTGGCTGAATCTGTGGAGGGCGTGGCATCACTGCGGCCTGAGGTGGAACAGCGCTATCAGGAACGCCTGACGCAACGTCTGATTGCCGCGACCGGAAACGAATTCAATCGCCAGCGCCTGCTTGAGGAAGTTGCGGTACTCGTGGACCATAGCGACATCTCTGAAGAGTTGGAGCGCATGCACACCCACATCGGTCACTTTCGCGAGCTGCTGACCGCTGGCGGCGAGGTTGGTAAGAAGTTGGATTTCCTTCTGCAGGAGATGAATCGCGAGGCGAACACGCTGCTATCAAAGACCGGCGGCGTGGGCGGTAAAGGTACGCGCATCACTGAACTTGGTCTGGCCATGAAGGCTGATATTGAAAAAGCCCGTGAGCAGGTGCAGAACGCGGAATAG